The sequence AAGTTGAAATTAATCACTCCTTTGAGTGTCTCTAGATTCTCCATGATAACATCACTATGGCTGCTCGGAGGATCTGGGAGATACATATTTTCATTTGGGAACTTGACGTGCTTAAGCTGATGCATTTTCCAAATTTCTAGTGGTGCAGTAGGTTCACCCCAACAGGAAACAATTAGTGTGTGTAGATTCCAGAGCAGACTAATTGAAGAAGGGATTGGGAACTCGTCACTAAATACAGCTGAAAGGTACCTCAAGTTCACCGATTGAAACACATATACATGTGAATACTCACTGGAACTCTTATATGTAGTCAATGTCCTGAAAAATCTAAAATCTCGCAATTGAGGAACTCTATCATCAAGACATATGAAAGAACGAGCACGTGACATAGTTTGCAAGGCATCCCTGTCTGTGTTGTGTGAAGTGCTTGCGGGAATAACAATGCGGCATTGGCTATTTCTCCCTCGAGGACAATGTTGTCTTAAGACATAATAAAACTTCTgcttttcagcttcttgaaaTGATAGATCTCTCAGTAAGTCATGCATTTTGCAGTACTTTATATTCCCAACTGCCCCTAACTCATGAACTAGAATGAGGTTTCTATCGACTAGCTCCTTCAGATACTCATTAGCAATTGTTTTCGAGCTTTTATTGATTATTGGTTTAAGAAAGGCTTCAGAAACCCATAGCCTCATGAGTTCTGCGACCCTAATTTTCTCATCTTCCCCAAACATCCCCATGTACAAAAAACAAGGCTTCAGATAGGCAGGCAAATGGTCATAACTCAGTTTCAGTACTCTCAAGCAATATTCATCATTCTCAGAATTCACTATTGAGCTTAAGTTTTCCTCTATGTGCTCCCAATATTCCAGTGTAAGTTCGGACTTTGCCAAAAGACCGCCAATCACAACAATCGACAAAGGAAGTCCCTTACACTTCCCCACAATTTTCTTTCCGATTTCCTCAAGATGAAGAGGAAAACCCTCATCCCCAAATACAGTTTTGGAGAACAAACTCCAGCTATAAACATCATCTAAAAATCTCATACCAATGCTGGTAGAGTCTGTCAACTCGGCAGCCAAGTTTGATTGCCTAGTTGTTACGATTACTCGACTCCCATCATTGTAATCGGGAAAGAAGAACCTCATCTTGTCCCACACCTCTACACTCCACATATCATCAAGTATTATGAGATACCTCCTACCACATAAATACTTGTACAATTTTTCTCCCAATTCGTTCTCACTCAAGTCACTCAAATCTCCACTCACTTTGTAAAGAACTTCTGTAAGTGCTTCTCTATCATTATAAGTTTGAGAAATTGTAGTCCACGCACAAATATCAAAATGCTCCTTAACAAGTGCATGCTCAAATATATGTcgggcaagagtggtcttaccaatCCCGCCCATCCCCGTGATTGGGATGATTTGGCGGTTACGTTGCCCTCCAGTGAGCGAATCCAAGAGTTGAATTAGCACGTCATCAAATCCCACCATCATGCTTTCCTTCGCAGTGGAAGAGGACGTCAAGGAGCCAGCATGAGTCGAGGAGACCTTTCTCTGCAGCTGAGCTTCGGCTGCAATCTCCATGGCTTCTTTCTTAATCATATTCATTTCTTCTATCACTTGTTGTAGATCTTGATAgaagttgatttgttcatcatCGTGATTTGATGAGTCATTTTTCGAATCTCCAAAGCAGTTGAAGAAGCAGATGATTTTGGCTTCTTTGGATCTGCTCGGCTGAAGCTTGTCCACAATATGAGATTCGATAGCATCTTCAGCCGCATAAGCTGCATCTGCGATACGCATCTCCAGCGGATCAGCTTCATCTCCGTCGGCAACAGGGGACTTATAACTTTCAAGAAATTCCTGCAAAAAGGTAAGAATTTGAGTGAGAGATTCAACTTGTTGTTTGTCGATACAAATTGGAGGGGAATAGTGATGCTCGATTGTATCGATGATATGCATAAGAGAAACCAAGGCTGCATATGCCGCCATGATCCAAGGAAAAACACTGTATATTTTTCTGAGAAAGAATTTGATGGAATCTTAGTTTAGGTTCAGCAAAAACAATGTGTAAAATGGCTATATCTCCTCAATTATTATCACAAACAATGTGTCCTTGGCGTCATTTAACTATGCGCTGATTCAAgtctttaaaaataagaatatatgAGTAGAGTAGGTGAGTGATGTTGATTTCCATGTATTAATTCATGCATCCAAGAATAAACTATGATTAATGATGCTCAACTTGGTTGGTATTCACCTTAGAAAGCAACATCCAAGTCGTCAAGTTGGTataaaatatggatttttgaaaaaaaaaattgcaagttGGGAAAGTTGTCATATTCCATTTGTTTTGTTTGAATCTAAttgatattttgatttttttttttaaatgctgCAGTACAACTCAGGATCCGCCGAAACATATTGAAACAAGCTCAATGTTGTACCAGGAAGAGAGCAGTTATTTAAGCATGACAAAAAAGAGTTCGACGGTTGATTTgtaaattaggacaaaaactttcggacttataaaaataggacactaatttttttttagagtaaaataagacactaattaataagtgttacACCCGTAGGACAATTctcggccgagaaatgtcctatttttacgacgcttattaattagtgttcaattttactctaaaaaaaattagtgtcctatttttacaaatccaAAATTTTTTGTcttaatttccaaatcaacataagttactgtcctaaaaaatcctctaACTCTGACAAAAAATGCGACATATTTCTCAAAAAtctataatatactccctccgtcccaataatgaagtctCCTtccttttgggcacgggtatttaggagagttaaagtagaggtaaaagtagtagggaccacataattagtgctttaattaatgttattttatttcttaattaaattgACTAATCAAGTCTTCTCTCTCTGTACGTGAGTTCTGTCGTCGCCGTTCGCCGACTGTTTCAGCCGTCGGCACGGCTGTTGGCCGTCCGTTCCCCTTTCTCGGGCTCACTGAACACCCACACATACACTCAATCGATCCCTAACTCCCTCTCTTAAAGCATGTTCAACCTTCCTTCCCAAAATCGAAACATGCAAGTTCAGCCCCAAAACTTCCTCCTCCATCTggaatccgccgccgccgccgctgctgaggGCCCGGCGAGTCGCCGCCCTTATTCCTTTTAAGAATTCGAAATTATCTCTTCTAATCTGCAACCCAATCAAGAATTCGAAATACACCATGGCTCTGATACACCACaaccaaatttaaaaaaaaaatgaattgggAATAAACCTCCCTAATCTGCAACCCTACCACCTCTATACTGCCGTCGTGCCGCCGCACCGCCTTCGAGgaagagagtagagagagagaggcggtggAAGGCAGAGAGATAGGGTTTCGCCTTTTGCAGAGGGTGGAGGCGGTGGAGATAGGAGGCGGCGGTGCCTCGCCATCGCCAGGAGAGGGCAGCCCTGGTCGCCAGAAAACGGGCGGCGGCTGGCTGCGCGGATGTGTGTGGGAGAGGGAGTCGGTGGAGGCGAAGCGGTGGATGCAG comes from Salvia miltiorrhiza cultivar Shanhuang (shh) chromosome 3, IMPLAD_Smil_shh, whole genome shotgun sequence and encodes:
- the LOC131015804 gene encoding putative late blight resistance protein homolog R1A-10 — its product is MAAYAALVSLMHIIDTIEHHYSPPICIDKQQVESLTQILTFLQEFLESYKSPVADGDEADPLEMRIADAAYAAEDAIESHIVDKLQPSRSKEAKIICFFNCFGDSKNDSSNHDDEQINFYQDLQQVIEEMNMIKKEAMEIAAEAQLQRKVSSTHAGSLTSSSTAKESMMVGFDDVLIQLLDSLTGGQRNRQIIPITGMGGIGKTTLARHIFEHALVKEHFDICAWTTISQTYNDREALTEVLYKVSGDLSDLSENELGEKLYKYLCGRRYLIILDDMWSVEVWDKMRFFFPDYNDGSRVIVTTRQSNLAAELTDSTSIGMRFLDDVYSWSLFSKTVFGDEGFPLHLEEIGKKIVGKCKGLPLSIVVIGGLLAKSELTLEYWEHIEENLSSIVNSENDEYCLRVLKLSYDHLPAYLKPCFLYMGMFGEDEKIRVAELMRLWVSEAFLKPIINKSSKTIANEYLKELVDRNLILVHELGAVGNIKYCKMHDLLRDLSFQEAEKQKFYYVLRQHCPRGRNSQCRIVIPASTSHNTDRDALQTMSRARSFICLDDRVPQLRDFRFFRTLTTYKSSSEYSHVYVFQSVNLRYLSAVFSDEFPIPSSISLLWNLHTLIVSCWGEPTAPLEIWKMHQLKHVKFPNENMYLPDPPSSHSDVIMENLETLKGVINFNLNEEVVKRIPNIKKLYIRYKDKVMERVKCLSYLQCLSKLESLTCIIGHGSDDEYLQSISFPHSLKKLFLQCGKFHLEEILEKIASLPLLEKLKLSYGQFATHSWEIVEGQFPSLKYLRLWDCEDMECWTLEGSCLPRLEKLHLWCMGSLEEFPAEIGEIPTLTSIELLYCSESAVVSLKKIVEEQEELQGEPSIHVLVKSLYVSQELQSFATPNFRVVIGLSRS